In uncultured Methanobrevibacter sp., the following are encoded in one genomic region:
- a CDS encoding nitroreductase family protein, whose product MKLMIDEEECIGCGQCKSVCIRDNIEIDDVAIETGSNCFECGHCMAICPTEAITLKIFKGRESRIEDYNPKELPVEYNDLLQFLKQRRSIRWFKKKKIDKDTFNKLLEGAYYSPSAQNEQDVEFVVLDKKLNDFMKHVYDIIKVEEEEFFRIKEFGDYLRDNSIKEFHPLLWTGQQLILTFSTDKTSAVIANTRMELLAYTLGLGGFYSLFILKADEIDHDKLMEFFPGIDKNKHMNSAFIIGYPKKRFRRTIPHKDINVNYM is encoded by the coding sequence ATGAAACTGATGATTGATGAAGAGGAATGTATCGGATGCGGACAGTGCAAGTCCGTTTGTATAAGGGACAATATTGAAATAGATGATGTGGCGATAGAAACCGGAAGCAACTGCTTTGAATGCGGGCACTGTATGGCAATATGTCCTACTGAAGCCATTACACTTAAGATATTCAAGGGCCGTGAAAGCAGAATTGAGGACTACAATCCCAAAGAGCTTCCAGTCGAATATAATGATTTATTGCAATTTTTAAAACAAAGAAGATCTATCAGATGGTTTAAAAAGAAAAAAATTGATAAGGACACTTTCAATAAATTGTTGGAAGGCGCATACTATTCCCCTTCAGCACAAAATGAGCAGGATGTCGAATTTGTCGTTTTGGATAAGAAGCTCAATGATTTCATGAAGCATGTATATGATATCATTAAGGTTGAGGAAGAGGAATTTTTCAGAATCAAGGAATTCGGTGACTATTTGAGGGATAATTCAATTAAGGAATTTCATCCGTTGCTTTGGACAGGTCAGCAGCTGATTTTAACATTTTCAACAGATAAGACCAGTGCAGTTATTGCAAACACCCGTATGGAACTTCTTGCATACACTTTAGGCCTTGGAGGATTCTATTCACTATTCATTCTAAAGGCCGATGAGATTGACCATGATAAACTGATGGAATTTTTCCCTGGAATCGATAAAAACAAACACATGAATTCAGCCTTCATCATAGGATATCCTAAAAAGAGATTCAGAAGAACCATCCCTCACAAGGACATTAATGTCAATTATATGTAG
- a CDS encoding amidohydrolase family protein: protein MQTLIENVNIINPFEEIKTNQNVLIENNLIKEISSQKINANANIIDGDDNYLLSGFIDCHTHIFAKGFHKQENMANPLGLHFYNAVPHSLQTINAGVTTIRDCGSADLSFKMAQQQKLFTAPKIHLSITPLVMTGGHFDLLLPSGWDMEIIYPGFPKGRCDGVEEVLKKTREVKRAGADFIKVMASGGVLTTNSSPEFAQFNKKELKTIVCEAKANDMKVSAHCHSLKGMNNCIDAGFSSIEHGTFIDKKTSKRMVEKDVSLVPTLLVHQFLYENGFPEWDSYADEKTEKLKEIVKVHKENIRVAYEQGVNILMGTDSGVIPHGHNLEELKHLTDIGMSEAEAIAAGTVRAAEFLGFDNLGLVRKNYVADLILVNSNPLDDITCLSDNDNILRVIQDGYMVK, encoded by the coding sequence ATGCAAACTCTAATTGAAAACGTAAATATTATAAATCCATTTGAGGAAATAAAAACAAATCAGAATGTCTTAATCGAAAACAACTTGATTAAAGAAATCTCATCACAAAAAATCAATGCCAACGCCAATATCATAGATGGAGATGATAATTATTTACTTTCCGGATTTATTGATTGCCATACCCATATCTTTGCAAAGGGTTTTCACAAACAGGAAAATATGGCAAATCCTTTGGGGCTACATTTTTACAATGCGGTTCCCCACTCTTTACAGACAATAAATGCCGGTGTAACAACAATTAGAGACTGCGGTTCTGCTGATTTGAGTTTCAAGATGGCTCAACAGCAAAAATTATTCACCGCCCCAAAAATTCACCTCTCCATCACTCCATTGGTGATGACCGGAGGACATTTCGACCTGCTTCTGCCGTCAGGATGGGATATGGAGATAATCTATCCGGGATTTCCTAAGGGAAGATGCGACGGTGTTGAAGAGGTTCTGAAAAAGACCCGTGAAGTGAAAAGGGCGGGCGCTGATTTTATCAAGGTAATGGCAAGTGGTGGAGTTTTAACAACCAATTCTTCTCCAGAATTTGCCCAGTTCAACAAAAAAGAATTAAAGACAATTGTTTGTGAGGCCAAAGCTAATGACATGAAGGTTTCAGCCCATTGCCATAGCTTGAAGGGCATGAACAATTGTATTGATGCAGGGTTTTCATCAATTGAACATGGAACATTCATTGACAAGAAAACCTCAAAGAGAATGGTTGAAAAAGATGTTAGTCTGGTTCCAACACTTCTTGTTCATCAATTCCTATATGAAAATGGCTTTCCAGAATGGGACAGCTATGCAGACGAAAAGACAGAAAAACTGAAAGAAATAGTCAAGGTTCACAAGGAAAACATCCGAGTAGCTTATGAACAAGGAGTAAACATATTGATGGGTACTGACAGTGGAGTAATTCCTCACGGACACAATCTCGAAGAGCTGAAGCATCTGACCGATATCGGCATGAGTGAAGCTGAAGCAATCGCAGCGGGAACCGTCAGGGCAGCTGAATTTTTAGGATTCGACAATTTGGGTCTTGTAAGGAAAAATTATGTCGCTGATTTGATTCTGGTCAATTCAAACCCATTGGATGATATCACCTGTTTGAGTGATAACGACAACATTTTAAGAGTTATTCAGGATGGTTATATGGTAAAATGA
- a CDS encoding DUF2115 domain-containing protein — MEMYDDFSNVISNEESISCDSILEILKKYSTTISVFDLMAVNAEMIEESKYVQENYKEKSHGVYAKYFLGRLKDINSDNNHYSHPVDKEEFIDAVATLKSYHVNESMTSKTKFPLIYGIISIYTTFVLEEPIHPVGTPFPGSLYVEEHDGVFYCPVKDANLESPNAVCKMCIAEQLDF; from the coding sequence ATGGAAATGTATGATGACTTTTCTAATGTAATATCCAATGAGGAAAGTATTTCATGCGATTCAATTCTGGAAATCTTAAAAAAGTATTCAACCACAATTTCAGTATTTGACTTGATGGCCGTTAACGCCGAGATGATTGAGGAAAGCAAATACGTTCAGGAAAATTACAAGGAAAAGAGTCATGGTGTTTATGCAAAATACTTTTTGGGTCGCTTAAAAGATATAAACAGTGACAATAATCATTATTCACATCCCGTTGATAAGGAAGAGTTCATCGATGCGGTTGCCACCTTAAAATCATATCACGTCAATGAGTCAATGACATCAAAAACCAAATTTCCGCTAATCTATGGCATCATATCTATTTACACCACATTTGTTCTGGAAGAGCCTATCCATCCGGTGGGCACTCCGTTTCCGGGCTCACTGTATGTTGAGGAACATGATGGTGTTTTCTACTGTCCGGTAAAGGATGCAAATCTAGAATCTCCTAATGCAGTATGTAAAATGTGCATTGCCGAACAGTTGGATTTTTAA
- the truD gene encoding tRNA pseudouridine(13) synthase TruD has protein sequence MLNANTYVTSQKGIGGTIRNRYEDFYVEEIPEIIPSGEGPNIYIWIEKLGRTTLDVVLDISRDLHISRKRMGFAGMKDKKALTRQWICIANMDSQEQFDRVNNLDIYKTDFLKVVRGRKKLRMGQLKGNKFRILVKDVDDIESSAEIANEVLKELESTGVPNYFGWQRFGKPRTNTHLVGKALIENDLEKAVSTYIGHPSEEEHEENQMARQAYDDGNLEESLNLMGKGMRYEKMMIRELIRDSKKGELTDKSYKNALHALPKPLQRMFVHAYQSYLFNEAVSNRVAMGIDKYIEGDIIIDTEEHIVYDKTPQEYQELMDDFKVNPTCPLYGTKVPYAGGAVGEMEENVLKGYGLTKEDFEVPKMPRLGSHGLRRSMRFQVWDASATPTDEGVLCEFSINKGSYATAVLREIMKVDVV, from the coding sequence ATGTTAAATGCTAATACTTATGTTACTTCCCAAAAAGGAATTGGGGGAACCATTAGAAACAGGTATGAAGACTTTTACGTTGAAGAAATTCCAGAAATCATTCCTTCAGGTGAAGGTCCAAACATATATATTTGGATTGAAAAGCTTGGAAGGACAACACTGGATGTTGTTTTGGACATTTCAAGGGATTTGCATATCTCAAGAAAGAGAATGGGCTTTGCTGGAATGAAGGACAAGAAGGCATTGACCCGTCAATGGATTTGTATTGCAAATATGGATTCACAGGAGCAATTCGACCGGGTCAATAATCTTGATATTTACAAAACTGATTTTTTAAAGGTTGTCAGAGGACGCAAAAAGCTTAGAATGGGTCAGCTTAAGGGAAACAAATTCAGGATATTGGTAAAGGATGTGGATGATATTGAATCATCAGCCGAAATCGCCAATGAAGTTTTAAAGGAACTTGAAAGCACAGGTGTTCCCAACTACTTCGGCTGGCAGAGATTCGGTAAGCCTAGAACCAATACCCATCTTGTCGGAAAGGCATTGATTGAAAATGACCTTGAAAAGGCTGTTTCAACATATATCGGTCACCCTTCCGAAGAGGAGCATGAGGAAAACCAGATGGCAAGGCAGGCATATGATGACGGAAACCTTGAGGAGTCTCTAAATCTTATGGGCAAGGGCATGAGATATGAAAAGATGATGATTCGTGAGCTGATAAGGGATTCCAAAAAAGGCGAATTAACCGACAAATCTTATAAAAACGCTTTGCATGCACTTCCAAAACCGCTTCAGAGAATGTTTGTTCATGCCTATCAGTCATATCTTTTTAACGAGGCCGTCAGCAATCGTGTAGCTATGGGAATTGACAAATACATTGAAGGAGACATCATCATCGACACCGAGGAGCACATTGTCTATGACAAGACTCCGCAGGAGTATCAGGAGTTGATGGATGATTTCAAGGTCAATCCTACATGTCCTTTGTATGGAACAAAGGTTCCTTATGCTGGTGGAGCTGTCGGAGAGATGGAAGAAAACGTCTTAAAAGGATATGGTCTGACAAAAGAGGATTTTGAAGTTCCTAAGATGCCACGTTTGGGAAGCCATGGACTCAGACGTTCCATGAGGTTCCAGGTATGGGATGCAAGTGCGACACCTACAGACGAGGGGGTCCTGTGTGAGTTTTCAATCAACAAGGGATCTTATGCCACTGCGGTTCTAAGGGAAATCATGAAGGTTGATGTTGTTTAG
- a CDS encoding AIR synthase-related protein, which yields MDIEGFVRARIDDYSYDELADILAVRIREYKKISEENSHEMAKAVIDEVETTLRLRDSDDEFLKEIVDINKSDVLMGEMGVGSRGAGDFFVHRKIAEIVASTNTASLVNPSEQDDGGVVKAPVSNDEVYITTAVDGIHSRLSEYPFLGGFHVTRATLRDVCVMGADPVAILSDVHLADDGDVSKIFDFTAGVAAVSELVDVPIVAGSTLRVGGDMVLGDRFVSAVGSVGVSPYPPTARKGATDGDVILLTEGSGGGTITTTALYNGFFDVVWDTMNVNFVQASHALFEADLVKDIHAMTDVTNGGLRGDAHEISNTTGVGLEFYEKEIRNMVAPNVLNMLETLNIDPLGVSTDSLMLIVPPEIVEDIKRAVGKYDVAISEIGEVNTSGEPILIKEDDSTEKLVPLFREAAYTKIKKLVGETTPEDFEEMKQKVQEASDKAIAKKEKVIEYVRKN from the coding sequence ATGGATATTGAAGGTTTTGTAAGAGCAAGAATTGATGATTATTCATATGATGAACTGGCAGACATTCTTGCAGTAAGAATACGTGAATACAAAAAGATTTCAGAGGAAAACTCTCATGAAATGGCAAAGGCAGTAATAGACGAAGTCGAAACCACATTAAGATTACGTGACAGTGATGATGAATTTCTTAAGGAAATCGTTGACATCAACAAATCGGATGTGCTAATGGGGGAAATGGGTGTCGGCTCAAGAGGAGCCGGAGACTTTTTCGTCCACAGGAAAATCGCAGAAATCGTTGCATCAACCAACACTGCATCACTTGTCAATCCTTCAGAGCAGGATGACGGTGGGGTGGTGAAGGCACCTGTAAGCAATGATGAGGTCTATATTACAACAGCAGTTGACGGAATTCACTCAAGACTGAGTGAATATCCTTTCCTTGGAGGATTTCATGTAACCCGTGCCACACTCCGGGATGTCTGTGTAATGGGAGCGGATCCTGTTGCTATATTGAGTGATGTTCACCTTGCAGATGATGGGGACGTTTCCAAGATATTTGACTTTACAGCAGGTGTCGCTGCAGTATCAGAACTTGTTGATGTGCCGATTGTCGCTGGAAGTACCCTACGTGTTGGAGGGGACATGGTTTTAGGTGACAGGTTCGTTTCAGCCGTTGGAAGTGTGGGTGTTTCACCGTATCCTCCAACCGCAAGAAAAGGAGCTACAGACGGTGATGTGATTCTTTTAACTGAAGGTTCAGGTGGAGGAACAATCACAACCACTGCTTTGTATAACGGATTCTTTGATGTTGTGTGGGATACAATGAACGTTAACTTTGTACAGGCATCACATGCCCTTTTTGAAGCTGATTTGGTCAAGGACATTCATGCCATGACTGATGTTACAAATGGAGGGCTCAGAGGAGATGCCCATGAGATATCAAATACAACCGGTGTCGGTTTGGAGTTCTATGAAAAAGAAATCAGAAACATGGTGGCTCCTAATGTATTGAACATGCTTGAAACATTGAATATCGACCCATTGGGAGTATCAACAGACTCATTAATGCTGATTGTACCTCCTGAAATTGTAGAAGACATCAAACGTGCAGTTGGAAAATATGATGTTGCAATATCCGAAATAGGCGAGGTCAACACTTCAGGCGAACCTATTTTAATCAAAGAGGATGATTCAACAGAAAAATTGGTTCCTCTATTCAGGGAAGCTGCCTATACCAAAATTAAAAAGTTGGTTGGTGAGACAACACCTGAAGACTTCGAAGAAATGAAACAGAAAGTTCAGGAGGCTTCAGATAAGGCAATTGCCAAAAAAGAAAAAGTAATTGAGTATGTTAGAAAAAATTAA
- a CDS encoding DUF126 domain-containing protein codes for MIKCRNIAKGKGKGELIVSSEPISFLGGVNPENGEVIDPNHELKGEIIKDKVLFIPGGKGSTVGSYVIFQMMKNNTAPKAIICLNAEPIIATGAIMSDIPMVDSPSEIKDLTTGTMVEVDGDNGTIEIL; via the coding sequence ATGATAAAATGTAGAAATATTGCAAAAGGTAAAGGTAAGGGGGAACTTATCGTTTCATCCGAGCCGATTAGTTTTTTAGGCGGAGTCAATCCCGAAAACGGTGAGGTTATTGACCCTAACCATGAACTGAAAGGTGAAATCATCAAGGACAAGGTATTGTTCATTCCTGGCGGAAAAGGATCCACAGTAGGGTCTTATGTAATATTCCAGATGATGAAAAACAATACTGCTCCAAAGGCAATCATATGTCTGAATGCGGAGCCTATTATTGCAACCGGTGCGATAATGTCAGATATTCCGATGGTGGATTCACCTTCTGAAATCAAGGACCTCACAACAGGCACAATGGTTGAAGTTGACGGAGATAACGGAACAATAGAAATATTATAG
- a CDS encoding GNAT family N-acetyltransferase, which produces MIEKQFRFATEDDLTLILDFIRQLAEYEDMLDEVVATEELLNEWIFEKKVAEVIFALEDDVEVGFALFFHNFSTFLGKAGIYLEDLFVKPEYRGKGYGKGLIKKLASIAVERNCGRLEWWCLDWNKPSIDFYLSLGAEPMDEWTVYRITGDTLKRLAK; this is translated from the coding sequence ATGATAGAAAAGCAATTCCGATTTGCAACAGAGGACGATTTGACCCTGATTTTGGATTTCATCAGACAATTGGCGGAATATGAAGATATGCTTGATGAGGTCGTTGCGACAGAAGAACTGCTTAATGAATGGATTTTTGAAAAAAAAGTTGCAGAGGTAATATTTGCACTTGAAGATGATGTTGAAGTCGGATTCGCACTGTTTTTCCACAATTTCTCAACATTTCTTGGAAAGGCAGGGATATACCTTGAAGACCTGTTTGTCAAACCGGAATATCGTGGGAAAGGTTATGGCAAGGGTTTGATTAAAAAATTGGCATCAATAGCTGTTGAGAGAAACTGCGGCAGGCTCGAATGGTGGTGTCTTGACTGGAACAAACCGAGCATTGACTTTTACCTTTCACTGGGCGCCGAACCCATGGACGAGTGGACAGTGTACAGAATCACCGGAGATACCCTAAAAAGATTGGCCAAGTAA
- a CDS encoding S49 family peptidase: MPSFSEIEKENNPISTVISYTKKLHEITGRNVIIYSSSFLTQDTEETSIDDYDKNGFMNVIKDLDKSKGLDLILHTPGGSVAATESIIDYLHSVFGDNIRAIIPQISMSGGTMIACSCKEILMGKHSSLGSVDPQVSDLAAKDIIEEFELAKKETATHPELIPFWEILLDKYPENILIECEKAIKWSEYILEKSLKYSMFKENNEKEINQIKNELITSETTKNHSQNLSAKKCQEIGLKIKYLEDDENLQDIVLSIHHAYLSYFNHKPQYKLFVNQNGEYYAIGTAE; this comes from the coding sequence ATGCCATCATTTAGTGAAATAGAAAAAGAAAATAATCCAATTAGTACTGTAATAAGTTATACAAAAAAGTTACATGAAATTACCGGTAGAAATGTAATAATTTATTCTTCAAGCTTCTTAACACAAGATACTGAAGAAACTTCAATCGATGATTATGATAAAAATGGATTCATGAATGTTATTAAAGATTTAGACAAATCAAAAGGTTTAGATTTGATACTTCACACACCAGGAGGATCCGTAGCAGCAACTGAATCCATAATTGATTATCTCCACTCCGTTTTTGGAGACAATATAAGAGCAATTATCCCTCAGATATCAATGTCCGGCGGAACAATGATTGCATGCTCATGTAAAGAAATTTTAATGGGAAAACATTCAAGTTTAGGGTCAGTCGATCCACAAGTATCAGATTTAGCTGCTAAAGATATTATTGAAGAATTCGAATTAGCAAAAAAGGAAACTGCTACACATCCAGAACTGATACCATTTTGGGAAATATTACTTGACAAATATCCTGAAAATATATTAATCGAATGTGAAAAGGCAATTAAATGGTCAGAGTATATTTTAGAAAAATCATTAAAGTATTCCATGTTTAAAGAAAACAATGAAAAAGAAATTAATCAAATTAAAAATGAATTAATTACGAGTGAAACTACAAAAAACCATAGCCAAAACTTATCTGCAAAGAAATGTCAAGAAATTGGTTTAAAAATTAAATATTTAGAAGATGATGAAAACCTCCAGGACATCGTCTTATCTATTCATCACGCTTATTTGAGTTATTTTAATCACAAACCTCAATACAAACTATTTGTTAATCAAAATGGAGAATATTATGCCATTGGAACTGCAGAATAA
- the hisH gene encoding imidazole glycerol phosphate synthase subunit HisH: protein MITIIDYKSGNLKSISNGFKKIGADYQITDDKELIADSDYLVLPGVGAFGSAMENLEAFRDVISEHVASDKPFLGICLGQQVLMSESEESPNVRGLDLFKGNVELLKGDVKIPHMGWNRLKVTNSSPILEGIDGEYFYFVHSYHVIPDDDEIIAGVCDYGGDVVASLSQNNLFSTQFHPEKSGKAGLKILKNFTNLEI from the coding sequence ATGATTACAATAATAGACTATAAAAGCGGCAATTTAAAAAGCATATCAAACGGATTTAAAAAGATAGGTGCCGATTATCAAATCACTGACGATAAGGAGTTAATAGCAGACAGTGACTATCTTGTATTGCCAGGTGTGGGAGCATTTGGAAGTGCAATGGAAAACCTTGAGGCATTCAGGGATGTCATCTCAGAGCATGTGGCAAGCGACAAGCCATTTTTGGGAATATGTCTCGGTCAGCAGGTGCTTATGAGTGAAAGCGAGGAATCACCAAATGTCAGGGGACTGGACTTGTTTAAGGGCAATGTGGAATTGCTGAAAGGTGACGTAAAGATACCTCACATGGGATGGAACAGGCTGAAGGTCACAAATTCATCACCTATTCTTGAGGGAATCGATGGTGAGTACTTCTATTTTGTGCATTCATATCATGTGATTCCGGACGATGATGAAATAATCGCAGGTGTGTGCGACTATGGAGGGGATGTGGTTGCATCATTAAGTCAGAACAATCTGTTTTCAACACAGTTTCACCCTGAAAAAAGCGGTAAGGCAGGATTAAAGATTTTAAAGAATTTCACTAACTTGGAGATATAA
- a CDS encoding DUF4231 domain-containing protein, producing MKRKDIFYKDKEELTQPLTHITGEISDPTLKFIDELYGAADVLSIENAKKHQRVLFVLAVSGTLLTMFFLLYDEAELHGLILACLVMIVFLFIIRKIADNSEYHRKYIEYRVLAETLRIQFFLSVAGVQRQVVEILPWFIKQSLPWIESVLKTVPKMQNPEKNPILNFWILDQKSYRGSALVNAENKKYTDNRTANVVLVITILAYIFTLGFEIYVYTQTPGNLNINAVRAILKIVVGTMSAIALFTSSYYGKMSLTYTINDHKRMIELYNYVESEITKNGESEEIIVFLARESLIENSTWYSYQTKNKPDLVF from the coding sequence ATGAAAAGAAAAGATATTTTTTACAAAGACAAGGAGGAACTGACTCAGCCACTAACTCACATCACAGGAGAGATTAGTGACCCTACACTAAAGTTCATTGATGAGTTGTATGGTGCGGCTGACGTTTTAAGCATTGAAAATGCAAAAAAACATCAAAGAGTCCTATTTGTATTGGCGGTTTCCGGAACACTGCTGACAATGTTTTTCCTTTTATATGACGAGGCGGAACTTCATGGGCTCATTCTTGCATGTTTGGTAATGATTGTCTTTTTGTTTATCATCAGAAAAATAGCCGACAATTCCGAATACCACAGAAAATACATTGAGTACCGTGTTCTTGCAGAAACTCTGCGTATCCAATTTTTCCTTTCGGTGGCAGGCGTTCAAAGGCAGGTTGTTGAAATACTGCCCTGGTTTATTAAACAGTCACTTCCATGGATCGAATCCGTCTTAAAAACAGTGCCTAAAATGCAAAACCCTGAAAAAAATCCAATACTGAACTTTTGGATATTGGATCAAAAATCATACCGCGGCAGTGCACTTGTTAATGCTGAAAACAAAAAATACACGGACAACCGAACCGCAAATGTCGTACTGGTAATTACAATCCTGGCATATATCTTTACATTAGGATTTGAGATTTATGTATACACCCAAACTCCGGGAAACCTTAACATCAATGCGGTTCGGGCCATCTTGAAGATAGTTGTCGGAACAATGTCTGCAATCGCACTTTTTACCAGCAGCTATTATGGAAAAATGTCCTTGACCTACACAATCAATGATCACAAAAGGATGATTGAGCTTTACAATTATGTGGAATCCGAAATAACAAAAAACGGAGAATCAGAAGAAATCATTGTCTTTTTAGCACGTGAATCATTAATTGAAAACAGTACATGGTATTCATATCAGACAAAAAACAAACCTGATTTGGTGTTTTAA
- a CDS encoding C-GCAxxG-C-C family protein produces the protein MKLDKEILEQKIREYREFKSCSESTLMGLCETADVDITQKEMVKLACGFAGGMGGTFDEGTCGALTGALMANGLINDDPAKIKSNAKELFNAFKEEYGTVRCDIISKNGEDKSPCVDCCVFIANKMADILDE, from the coding sequence ATGAAACTTGACAAAGAAATTCTAGAACAGAAAATACGAGAATACCGTGAATTCAAAAGCTGTTCCGAGTCAACTTTAATGGGTCTTTGTGAAACAGCAGATGTCGACATCACACAAAAGGAAATGGTAAAATTGGCCTGCGGATTTGCAGGTGGAATGGGCGGAACATTCGATGAGGGAACCTGCGGAGCGCTGACCGGTGCATTGATGGCAAACGGATTGATTAACGATGATCCGGCAAAAATCAAATCCAATGCAAAAGAGCTCTTCAATGCATTTAAAGAAGAATACGGAACCGTCAGATGCGACATAATAAGTAAAAACGGTGAAGACAAATCCCCTTGTGTCGACTGCTGCGTATTCATTGCAAACAAGATGGCAGATATTTTGGATGAATAG
- a CDS encoding zinc ribbon domain-containing protein: protein MVICPDCGKEVPKEKFCKNCGAYLANIEEAKPAVENDSLPGQSSQIPAGNEVAVSLQAGAKFCHNCGNSIAGDFKFCPSCGQDLRPNVSNSIVVSHSTEKNVLLAVILSIFLPGLGQIYLGLDQKGSIFLIAYVVSAILILILIGFLLCFVIWIWALIDTIISANALNRGDEIQDKLF from the coding sequence ATGGTAATATGTCCGGATTGTGGAAAAGAGGTTCCAAAAGAGAAGTTCTGTAAAAACTGTGGGGCATATCTTGCAAATATTGAGGAAGCAAAACCGGCAGTGGAAAACGATTCGCTTCCAGGCCAATCAAGTCAAATTCCTGCAGGTAATGAGGTTGCTGTTTCACTGCAGGCAGGTGCAAAGTTCTGCCATAACTGTGGAAACAGTATTGCAGGCGATTTCAAGTTCTGTCCAAGCTGCGGTCAGGACTTAAGGCCAAATGTTTCCAACTCAATTGTGGTTAGTCATTCGACTGAAAAGAATGTTCTTTTGGCCGTAATTTTAAGTATATTTTTGCCGGGTCTAGGACAGATATATCTGGGCCTTGACCAGAAGGGTTCCATATTCTTGATTGCATATGTGGTATCTGCAATTCTGATTCTGATTCTTATTGGATTTTTATTATGCTTTGTAATTTGGATTTGGGCATTGATTGATACAATTATATCAGCCAATGCTCTCAATCGTGGAGATGAAATTCAAGATAAACTGTTTTAA
- the cfbD gene encoding Ni-sirohydrochlorin a,c-diamide reductive cyclase catalytic subunit, translated as MHPRPSPIAATLYTLRDMNVDVIIMHGPTGCCFRTARLLEGDGVRVVTTGMSENDFILGAGEKLVETLTEAYETFKPELMGIAGTCASMIIGEDLKEAIATADLPCTVIPVESHGGSGEGDNTVGAIMALDAAVEAGVIPREESDRQIEMLEKATEVEKTRGMAQGKYIKPNFGDSKEKVAKTVVQALKDNKKVAFVLNVKKETSYLFADIINFDYNEINPDNKPVFVANLDENIGLPRIRQHAVNIKNQLDIEPDFITGGLDEYPITANKAAECLKDEDLDLIVVFGVPHAFPIEEFDIESVAVTDGPRLVQPLKELGYTHVVAELDAHSKTLGTDEIVFSDFGGMIRSAIGWLNE; from the coding sequence ATACATCCAAGACCAAGTCCAATTGCTGCTACTCTTTACACTTTAAGAGACATGAATGTTGATGTAATTATAATGCACGGACCTACAGGCTGTTGTTTTAGAACAGCAAGACTTCTTGAAGGAGATGGGGTGCGTGTTGTAACTACTGGAATGTCAGAAAACGATTTTATTTTGGGCGCCGGTGAAAAGCTGGTTGAGACACTGACCGAAGCCTATGAGACATTCAAACCTGAACTGATGGGAATTGCAGGAACCTGCGCAAGTATGATTATCGGTGAGGATTTAAAGGAGGCCATTGCAACTGCAGACCTGCCATGTACTGTAATCCCTGTTGAATCCCATGGGGGATCCGGTGAAGGGGACAATACTGTTGGTGCGATAATGGCGCTGGATGCGGCAGTTGAGGCAGGTGTTATTCCACGTGAGGAATCAGACAGGCAAATTGAGATGCTTGAAAAGGCAACTGAAGTTGAAAAGACCCGTGGAATGGCACAGGGAAAATACATTAAACCTAATTTTGGAGATTCAAAGGAAAAGGTTGCAAAAACTGTTGTCCAGGCACTTAAGGACAATAAAAAGGTGGCATTTGTACTTAACGTTAAAAAGGAAACATCATACTTGTTTGCTGATATCATTAATTTTGATTATAATGAAATAAATCCGGACAACAAGCCGGTCTTTGTTGCCAATCTTGACGAAAACATTGGTCTTCCAAGAATCAGGCAGCATGCGGTCAACATCAAAAATCAGTTGGATATTGAACCGGATTTTATCACTGGTGGACTTGACGAATATCCTATAACTGCAAATAAGGCTGCAGAATGCCTGAAAGATGAGGATTTGGATTTGATTGTGGTGTTTGGTGTTCCACATGCATTTCCAATTGAGGAGTTTGACATTGAATCCGTGGCAGTAACCGATGGACCACGTCTGGTGCAACCCCTTAAAGAGCTGGGCTACACCCATGTCGTTGCGGAGCTTGATGCACATTCAAAAACATTGGGAACAGATGAAATAGTGTTTTCGGACTTTGGAGGAATGATTAGATCAGCTATCGGGTGGTTGAACGAATGA